In the genome of Ornithorhynchus anatinus isolate Pmale09 chromosome 9, mOrnAna1.pri.v4, whole genome shotgun sequence, one region contains:
- the LOC103170638 gene encoding carnosine N-methyltransferase 2-like, with translation MRSLTEEEYAWAFKAFLDRSTEHQCMEEFNTSVLPGVIARIGDGKSTINVLGVGSGPGEQDLKMLRVIQECHPGRPIDTDVIEPNAKHIGKFKALVGSSSGLENVKFHWHQLTAEDHKARMQGKAGRKEYHFIHLVQMLYRVDDIAATIKFFYSCLAAGGKLLIIILSGSSGWAGLWRSHQHCLPSTDSGHYVTSLDIQAILRRLGLEHRVYDLPSRWDITECFAEGDKVGGLMLDFLTGTKDFRDTAPLDLKTRLREALRRPECSSLEGGRVMFNNNLSMIVVPAPEVPAVLEAPVALCHQRPKAVE, from the exons ATGCGGAGTCTGACGGAGGAGGAGTACGCGtgggccttcaaagccttcctagacCGTTCCACCGAGCACCAGTGCATGGAGGAATTCAACACCTCGGTGCTGCCAGGCGTGATAGCCAG AATCGGAGATGGAAAATCCACAATTAATGTATTAGGCGTCGGCAGTGGACCAG GGGAGCAGGACTTGAAAATGCTCCGGGTAATCCAGGAATGCCACCCAGGGAGGCCCATCGACACTGATGTGATTGAGCCTAATGCAAAGCATATTGGGAAATTCAAAG CCCTGGTGGGTTCCTCGTCCGGGCTGGAGAATGTGAAGTTCCACTGGCACCAGTTAACGGCAGAGGACCACAAGGCCCGGATGCAGGGCAAAGCTGGACGGAAGGAGTACCACTTCATCCACCTGGTCCAG ATGCTCTATCGGGTGGATGATATTGCTGCTACCATCAAGTTTTTCTATAGTTGCCTGGCAGCTGGTGGTAAACTCCTGATCATCATCCTGTCAG GAAGCAGTGGCTGGGCCGGACTTTGGAGGAGCCACCAGCACTGCCTGCCCTCGACGGACAGCGGTCACTATGTGACGTCTCTGGACATCCAGGCCATCCTGCGGAGACTGGGGCTGGAGCACAGGGTCTATGACCTGCCCTCCCGCTGGGACATCACCGAGTGCTTCGCCGAAGGGGACAAGGTCGGGGGGCTCATGCTGGACTTCCTGACGGGAACGAAGGACTTCAGGGATACCGCGCCCCTCGACCTCAAGACCCGGCTGAGGGAGGCGCTGCGCCGGCCTGAGTGCAGCAGCCTGGAAGGTGGGAGGGTGATGTTCAACAACAATCTGAGCATGATCGTCGTGCCAGCCCCGGAGGTACCTGCTGTCCTGGAGGCCCCAGTTGCCCTATGCCACCAGAGGCCCAAGGCAGTGGAGTAG